One Oscillospiraceae bacterium genomic region harbors:
- a CDS encoding HAMP domain-containing histidine kinase, producing MSRRNTISREFFSTIAVVLVLGLSVMCAIQTALSAAYFVQERCTALNDILNGASKLCETFAEDGSVLTRPLDNEQARENARNGFDLFTTSSGAVLFVTDENGDILLHTGSEDFTEQPIPADMLAEMDAGDNIFKTGTLGGVYSGKYYTAGRRVEVGGYTGYLFAASPMTALASYMGDMLAMFGISAAVILLLCSLLCWVLAKRITGPIEDISEAARRLGSGDFTARAPVDGCVELADFATTFNNMAARLQTIDNSRGQFMGNIAHELRTPMTTIKGFIDGMLDGTIPPEENQRYLAIVSQETGRLARLVQNMLDITKLEAGEVPIHAKNYDLWQTVTDVVLSDEQRIEDGKIDIQGLGGPPLMICADPDFVHQVVYNIVDNAIKFTPAGGVISFAAEKHGSMVEVRIENTGAGIAPEALPFVFERFYKEDRSRGMNTRGSGLGLHICKILINLSGGQIHAESEEGKWCRFVFTLPCGQ from the coding sequence ATGAGCCGCCGCAACACCATCAGCCGGGAGTTCTTCTCGACCATTGCCGTAGTGCTGGTGCTGGGCCTGAGCGTCATGTGCGCCATCCAGACAGCACTCTCCGCCGCCTACTTCGTGCAGGAGCGCTGCACCGCCCTGAACGATATATTGAACGGTGCATCGAAACTCTGCGAGACATTCGCTGAGGATGGTTCTGTTCTGACCCGCCCGCTGGATAATGAGCAGGCCAGGGAAAACGCCCGCAACGGCTTTGACCTGTTCACCACTTCCTCCGGCGCGGTGCTGTTCGTGACCGACGAAAACGGCGACATTCTGCTGCACACCGGCAGCGAAGATTTTACCGAGCAGCCCATCCCAGCCGACATGCTGGCCGAGATGGACGCCGGCGACAACATTTTTAAAACCGGCACTCTGGGCGGCGTCTACAGCGGCAAATACTATACCGCGGGCCGCCGTGTTGAGGTAGGCGGTTACACCGGCTACCTGTTTGCCGCCAGCCCCATGACGGCACTGGCCAGTTATATGGGGGATATGCTGGCCATGTTCGGCATCTCGGCCGCGGTCATCCTGTTGCTGTGCAGCCTGCTGTGCTGGGTGCTGGCCAAGCGCATCACCGGCCCCATCGAGGACATCAGCGAGGCTGCCCGCCGCCTGGGCAGCGGCGACTTTACCGCCCGTGCCCCGGTGGACGGCTGTGTGGAGCTGGCCGACTTTGCCACCACCTTCAATAACATGGCTGCCCGCCTGCAGACCATCGATAACTCCCGCGGCCAGTTCATGGGCAACATCGCCCACGAGCTGCGCACACCCATGACCACCATCAAGGGCTTTATCGACGGCATGCTGGACGGCACCATCCCGCCCGAGGAAAACCAGCGTTACCTGGCCATCGTCTCCCAGGAGACCGGCCGCCTGGCCCGCCTGGTGCAGAACATGCTGGACATCACCAAGCTGGAAGCCGGCGAGGTGCCCATCCACGCAAAAAACTACGACCTGTGGCAGACCGTGACCGATGTGGTCCTCTCGGACGAGCAGCGCATCGAGGATGGCAAGATCGACATCCAGGGCCTTGGCGGCCCGCCGCTGATGATCTGCGCCGACCCGGATTTTGTGCATCAGGTCGTGTACAACATCGTAGACAACGCCATCAAGTTCACCCCGGCAGGCGGCGTTATCAGCTTTGCCGCCGAAAAGCACGGCAGCATGGTGGAGGTCCGCATCGAGAACACCGGCGCAGGCATCGCCCCCGAAGCCCTGCCTTTTGTGTTTGAGCGCTTCTACAAAGAGGACCGTTCCCGCGGCATGAATACCCGCGGCAGCGGCCTGGGCCTGCATATATGCAAGATCCTCATCAACCTTTCCGGCGGCCAGATCCACGCCGAAAGCGAGGAAGGCAAATGGTGCCGCTTCGTGTTTACGCTGCCATGCGGGCAGTAA